In a genomic window of Pseudomonas oryzihabitans:
- a CDS encoding acyl-CoA dehydrogenase family protein, which produces MSTSKDAEYWLALAREIGAEFAARVVADERDRVRPDAQLQRLKDSGLTNLLIPTRLGGAGQPWSLATRVLREIAAGDGSVGLLFGYHLLNTINLRREPQPRRDRLLAEIAEGRLWLAGVVNPRDDDILATPVAGGGFRLSGRKGFCSGAAFADRLAISARDRESGARLMVTLPADRPGLAYADDWDHFGVARSDSGSFTLTEVWVSAEEAQVCDLEDAGDFAAVIRTPVNQSAFTQYYLGAAQGALREARRYLHEEARPWVHSLAERATEDQLVLSQVGELWIALQGAVALADAAARQVDVLLAADDAFTAELRGETFVIVASAKVLAARTALDVTTRVFDALGARATHNRLGLDRFWRDVRTHSLHDPLAYKVLEVGRFAVNGQYPDIRAYT; this is translated from the coding sequence ATGAGCACATCCAAGGATGCCGAGTACTGGCTGGCGCTGGCCCGTGAGATCGGCGCGGAATTCGCCGCTCGGGTGGTGGCCGACGAGCGTGACCGGGTCCGGCCCGATGCCCAGCTGCAACGACTCAAGGACAGCGGTCTGACCAACCTGTTGATTCCCACGCGCCTCGGCGGTGCCGGCCAGCCTTGGTCGCTGGCCACGCGGGTGCTGCGCGAGATCGCCGCCGGCGACGGCTCGGTGGGCCTGCTCTTCGGCTACCACCTGCTCAATACCATCAACCTGCGCCGCGAGCCCCAACCCAGGCGCGATCGCCTGCTGGCCGAGATCGCCGAAGGTCGGCTGTGGCTGGCCGGAGTGGTCAATCCACGGGATGACGACATCCTCGCCACCCCGGTCGCTGGCGGCGGCTTTCGCCTGAGCGGGCGCAAGGGCTTCTGCAGCGGCGCCGCCTTCGCCGATCGGCTGGCCATCAGCGCCCGTGATCGGGAGAGCGGGGCGCGCCTGATGGTCACCCTGCCGGCGGACCGCCCCGGACTGGCCTATGCCGACGACTGGGATCACTTCGGCGTGGCGCGCAGCGACAGCGGCAGCTTCACCCTCACGGAGGTCTGGGTCAGCGCCGAGGAAGCCCAGGTCTGCGACCTGGAGGATGCCGGCGATTTCGCCGCGGTGATCCGCACCCCGGTCAACCAGTCGGCCTTCACTCAGTACTACCTGGGCGCCGCCCAGGGGGCGCTGCGCGAGGCGCGGCGTTATCTGCACGAAGAGGCGCGGCCCTGGGTGCATTCCCTGGCCGAACGCGCCACCGAGGACCAACTGGTGCTGAGCCAGGTGGGCGAGCTGTGGATCGCCCTGCAGGGCGCCGTGGCCCTGGCCGACGCGGCGGCGCGACAGGTGGACGTCTTGCTCGCGGCCGATGACGCCTTCACCGCCGAACTACGCGGCGAGACGTTCGTCATCGTGGCCAGCGCCAAGGTGCTGGCCGCCCGTACCGCCCTGGACGTGACCACCCGGGTGTTCGATGCCCTCGGTGCCCGCGCCACCCACAACCGTCTGGGCCTGGACCGCTTCTGGCGCGACGTGCGCACCCACAGCCTGCACGACCCCCTGGCCTACAAGGTGCTGGAGGTCGGTCGCTTTGCGGTCAACGGCCAGTATCCCGATATCCGCGCCTACACCTGA